From Anopheles darlingi chromosome 2, idAnoDarlMG_H_01, whole genome shotgun sequence, the proteins below share one genomic window:
- the LOC125951356 gene encoding mitochondrial carrier protein Rim2, producing MSQRDRESFVHLFAGGIAGTAGAVVTCPLEVVKTRLQSSSSTTFIIQGSSSTARLVTDGGKLSDHVRFASAASNNASERHQNAVRHQRVASASAILTRRRPSIFAIPQCGLSTSVQSISIWQCLKHIVQTEGSRALFKGLGPNIVGVAPSRAIYFCAYSKTKNALNSVGIIPANSPLVHILSASCAGFASSTATNPIWFIKTRMQLDSKANGRMTVGECVRQIYESQGIRGFYKGITASYVGISETVIHFVIYEALKKKLLELRQSSSIRTNAYGGENANDGGDSKTSRDFLEFMVAGATSKTIASVVAYPHEVARTRLREEGNKYRNFWQTILTVWKEEGKAGLYRGLGTQLVRQIPNTAIMMATYEAVVYVLMNPASASLLPAGAAN from the exons TATCGCTGGTACTGCTGGCGCCGTAGTGACATGTCCGCTGGAAGTGGTAAAAACGCGGCTGCAGAGTTCGTCATCGACCACGTTTATCATCCAAGGTTCGTCCAGCACCGCTAGACTTGTCACCGATGGAGGTAAACTGAGCGATCACGTTCGCTTTGCGTCCGCTGCATCCAACAACGCATCCGAGCGGCACCAAAACGCGGTGCGTCACCAGCGAGTTGCTAGTGCCAGCGCCATCCTGACCCGTCGCCGACCCTCG ATCTTCGCCATTCCGCAGTGCGGTTTGTCAACGTCGGTACAATCGATCAGCATTTGGCAATGCCTGAAGCACATCGTGCAGACAGAGGGCTCACGTGCGCTGTTCAAGGGTTTGGGCCCGAACATCGTTGGAGTGGCGCCGTCCCGTGCGATCTACTTCTGTGCGTACTctaaaacgaagaatgcactgaACAGCGTTGG TATCATCCCGGCAAATTCTCCGTTGGTGCACATTTTGAGTGCATCCTGTGCCGGGTTTGCGTCATCGACCGCCACCAACCCAATATGGTTCATCAAGACGCGCATGCAGCTGGACAGCAAGGCCAATGGGCGGATGACGGTTGGCGAGTGCGTACGTCAGATTTACGAATCGCAAGGTATTCGCGGCTTCTACAAGGGCATAACGGCGAGCTACGTCGGTATCTCGGAGACGGTGATCCACTTCGTCATCTACGAAGCGCTCAAGAAGAAACTG CTCGAGTTACGACAGTCTTCCTCTATTCGCACCAACGCATATGGCGGCGAGAACGctaacgatggtggtgatagcAAGACATCCCGCGATTTCCTGGAGTTTATGGTTGCCGGTGCAACGTCCAAGACGATCGCATCGGTTGTGGCTTATCCACACGAGGTCGCTCGTACGCGGCTTCGCGAGGAGGGCAACAAGTACCGCAACTTCTGGCAGACTATACTGACCGtgtggaaggaggaaggcaAAGCCGGCCTCTACCG TGGACTTGGAACCCAACTGGTACGACAGATTCCTAACACCGCCATCATGATGGCAACGTACGAGGCAGTTGTGTACGTGCTGATGAATCCGGCCAGTGCAAGTCTTCTGCCGGCCGGTGCGGCCAACTGA